The following coding sequences lie in one Arthrobacter sp. SLBN-122 genomic window:
- the metH gene encoding methionine synthase codes for MPRFALDIESVPRPARSQELLDAVNHRVVIADGAMGTMLQGRDLQLDTDFQNLEGCNEILNDTRPDVIADIHDAYFATGIDAVETNTFGANWSNLSDYGIDDRIEELAQKGAKIARERAEAAEETDGRMRWVLGSMGPGTKLPSLGHTSYDYLKQTFALQAEGLIDGGADAFLIETSQDLLQTKAAVNGCKQAIVSKGVRLPIFVEVTVETTGTMLMGSEIGAALTALEPLGVDAIGLNCATGPDEMSEHLRHLSKQSSVAIACMPNAGLPVLGANGAHYPLSPAELATAHEQFVREFGLGLVGGCCGTTPEHMAAVVERLAPFRAKAVVTNSGKQARIPEEREAGVASLYQHVNFDQESAYLAIGERTNANGSKAFRQAMLEERWDDCVDIAREQIRVGAHLLDVCIDYVGRDGVADIKEVVSRFASASTLPLVIDSTEPPVLQAGLELIGGRPVVNSVNYEDGDGPNSRFARIMPLVKEHGTAVIALTIDEQGQARTTDGKVAIASRLVDALVGEWGMRVEDIIVDCLTFPVATGQEETRRDGIETIEAIRQITTKYPGINTTLGVSNVSFGLNPAARIVLNSVFLHEAVQAGLTSGIIDAAKIVPLASIPEDQRKVALDLVWDRREYDADGNTTYDPLAIMLDMFAGVDTAALKDQRAAELAALPTGARLERRIIDGEGKGLEADLDLARSEGMTPLGIINDHLLEGMKVVGERFGAGEMQLPFVLQSAEVMKNAVALLEPHMEKSDSSGKGTMVIATVRGDVHDIGKNLVDIILTNNGYKVVNIGIKQGIAEIMAAAEEHNADVIGMSGLLVKSTVVMKENLAELQSRGLAKKWPVILGGAALTRAYVEQDLAEQFDGVVRYAKDAFEGLSLMEPLVRVARGESPEDVGLPPLKKRIHKGGAKFTVTEPEAMPGRSDVTSDNPVPVPPFWGTRIVRGVSLHDYAAFLDERATFMGQWGLKPGRGEDGASYEELVEREGRPRLRYWLDRVLGEGMLDASVAYGYFPVVSEGEQVVVLHHGEDHDGVLGQAGLLAPDGGSGGPIGTDRLRFDFPRQRRDRHLCLADFVKSRESGQIDVLPVQLVTAGSKIEEFTSKMFAANQYRDYYELNGLVMQLTEALAEFWHARIRKELGFVAEEPKDTAGYFKLDYRGARFSLGYPACPDMEDRRKVTELLKPERMGVVLSDELMLHPEQSTDAFVFHHPEAKYFKV; via the coding sequence ATGCCTCGTTTCGCACTGGACATCGAGTCCGTCCCCCGCCCCGCCCGTTCCCAGGAACTCCTGGACGCCGTGAACCACCGCGTGGTCATTGCAGACGGAGCCATGGGCACCATGCTCCAGGGCCGGGACCTGCAGCTCGACACGGACTTCCAGAACCTGGAGGGCTGCAACGAGATCCTCAACGACACCCGTCCGGACGTCATCGCTGACATCCACGACGCCTACTTCGCCACCGGCATCGACGCCGTGGAAACCAACACCTTCGGCGCCAACTGGTCCAACCTCTCCGACTACGGCATTGACGACCGGATCGAGGAGCTCGCACAAAAAGGCGCCAAAATCGCCCGCGAACGCGCCGAAGCGGCCGAGGAAACGGACGGCCGCATGCGCTGGGTCCTCGGCTCCATGGGCCCCGGCACCAAGCTCCCCAGCCTGGGCCACACCAGCTACGACTACCTTAAGCAGACCTTCGCCCTCCAGGCCGAGGGCCTCATCGACGGCGGCGCGGACGCGTTCCTCATTGAAACCAGCCAGGACCTCCTGCAGACCAAAGCCGCGGTCAACGGCTGCAAGCAGGCCATCGTCTCCAAGGGAGTTCGCCTCCCGATCTTCGTCGAGGTGACGGTCGAGACCACAGGCACCATGCTGATGGGCTCCGAAATCGGCGCCGCGCTCACCGCGCTCGAGCCGCTCGGCGTCGACGCCATCGGCCTGAACTGCGCCACCGGTCCGGACGAGATGAGCGAGCACCTCCGCCACCTCTCGAAGCAGTCCTCCGTCGCCATCGCCTGCATGCCCAACGCCGGGCTGCCCGTCCTTGGCGCCAACGGCGCGCACTACCCGCTCTCGCCCGCCGAACTCGCCACCGCGCACGAGCAGTTCGTGCGCGAATTCGGCCTGGGCCTGGTGGGCGGCTGCTGCGGTACGACGCCAGAGCACATGGCCGCCGTCGTCGAACGTCTTGCGCCCTTCCGCGCCAAAGCCGTGGTCACTAACAGCGGAAAGCAGGCAAGAATCCCGGAAGAACGCGAAGCCGGCGTCGCCTCCCTCTACCAGCATGTGAACTTCGACCAGGAGTCTGCCTACCTGGCCATTGGTGAGCGCACCAACGCCAACGGCTCCAAGGCCTTCCGCCAGGCCATGCTCGAAGAGCGCTGGGACGACTGCGTGGACATCGCCCGCGAGCAGATCCGCGTCGGCGCGCACCTGCTGGACGTCTGCATCGACTACGTGGGCCGCGACGGCGTCGCGGACATCAAGGAGGTGGTGAGCCGCTTCGCCTCCGCCTCCACCCTCCCGCTGGTCATCGACTCCACCGAACCGCCCGTCCTGCAGGCCGGCCTGGAACTCATTGGCGGCCGCCCGGTGGTCAACTCGGTCAACTACGAGGACGGCGACGGTCCGAACAGCCGCTTCGCCCGGATCATGCCGTTGGTGAAGGAACACGGCACCGCCGTCATCGCCCTGACCATCGACGAACAGGGCCAGGCCCGCACCACGGACGGCAAGGTGGCCATCGCCTCCCGCCTCGTCGACGCCCTGGTGGGCGAGTGGGGCATGCGCGTCGAAGACATCATCGTCGACTGCCTCACCTTCCCCGTCGCCACCGGCCAGGAGGAAACCCGCCGCGACGGCATCGAAACTATCGAGGCCATCCGCCAGATCACCACGAAGTACCCGGGCATCAACACCACCCTCGGCGTGTCCAACGTCTCCTTCGGTCTGAACCCCGCTGCGCGCATCGTGCTGAACTCCGTGTTCCTGCATGAAGCCGTTCAGGCCGGCCTGACCAGCGGCATCATCGACGCCGCCAAGATCGTCCCGCTCGCCTCGATCCCGGAAGACCAGCGCAAGGTGGCCCTGGACCTGGTCTGGGACCGCCGCGAATACGACGCCGACGGCAACACTACCTACGATCCGCTCGCCATCATGCTCGACATGTTCGCCGGCGTCGACACCGCAGCGCTCAAGGACCAGCGCGCCGCCGAACTCGCCGCGCTGCCCACGGGCGCGCGCCTGGAACGGCGCATCATCGACGGCGAAGGCAAGGGCCTCGAGGCAGACCTGGACCTGGCCCGCAGTGAGGGCATGACCCCGCTGGGCATCATCAACGACCACCTGCTCGAGGGCATGAAGGTGGTGGGCGAACGCTTCGGTGCCGGTGAAATGCAGCTGCCCTTCGTCCTCCAGTCCGCCGAGGTCATGAAGAACGCCGTGGCCCTGCTGGAGCCGCACATGGAGAAGTCGGACTCCTCTGGGAAGGGCACCATGGTCATCGCCACCGTCCGCGGCGACGTGCACGACATCGGCAAGAACCTGGTGGACATCATCCTCACCAACAACGGCTACAAGGTAGTCAACATCGGCATCAAGCAGGGCATCGCCGAGATCATGGCCGCCGCCGAGGAGCACAACGCCGACGTGATCGGCATGTCCGGGTTGCTGGTGAAGTCCACCGTGGTGATGAAGGAAAACCTTGCGGAGCTGCAGTCCCGCGGGCTCGCCAAGAAGTGGCCGGTCATCCTGGGCGGCGCGGCCCTCACCCGCGCCTACGTGGAGCAGGACCTCGCCGAGCAGTTCGACGGCGTGGTCCGCTACGCCAAGGACGCGTTCGAGGGCCTGTCCCTCATGGAGCCCTTGGTCCGCGTGGCCCGCGGCGAATCACCGGAGGACGTCGGCCTGCCGCCGCTGAAGAAGCGCATCCACAAGGGCGGCGCGAAGTTCACGGTGACCGAGCCCGAAGCCATGCCCGGCCGGTCCGACGTCACCTCCGACAACCCGGTCCCCGTGCCGCCGTTCTGGGGCACGCGCATTGTCCGCGGCGTCTCGCTCCACGACTACGCCGCCTTCCTTGACGAGCGCGCCACGTTCATGGGGCAGTGGGGCCTCAAGCCCGGCCGGGGCGAGGACGGCGCCTCCTACGAGGAACTGGTGGAACGCGAAGGCCGGCCGCGCCTGCGCTACTGGCTGGACCGCGTCCTGGGCGAGGGCATGCTGGACGCCTCCGTCGCCTACGGCTACTTCCCCGTGGTCTCCGAGGGTGAACAGGTGGTGGTGCTGCACCACGGCGAGGATCACGACGGCGTCCTGGGCCAGGCAGGCCTGCTCGCCCCCGACGGTGGTTCAGGCGGCCCGATCGGCACCGACCGCCTGCGGTTCGATTTCCCGCGCCAGCGGCGCGACCGGCACCTGTGCCTGGCTGACTTCGTGAAGTCCCGCGAGTCCGGGCAGATCGACGTGCTGCCGGTGCAGTTGGTTACCGCCGGTTCCAAGATCGAGGAGTTCACCTCCAAGATGTTCGCGGCCAACCAGTACCGCGACTACTACGAGCTCAATGGCCTGGTCATGCAGCTCACCGAGGCGCTGGCGGAGTTCTGGCACGCGCGGATCCGCAAGGAGCTCGGTTTTGTGGCCGAGGAGCCCAAGGACACGGCAGGGTATTTCAAGCTCGACTACCGCGGTGCGCGGTTCTCGCTCGGCTACCCCGCCTGCCCTGACATGGAGGACCGGCGCAAGGTGACGGAGCTGCTGAAGCCGGAGCGCATGGGCGTGGTCCTCAGCGATGAGCTCATGCTGCACCCCGAGCAGTCCACCGACGCGTTCGTGTTCCACCACCCGGAGGCGAAGTACTTCAAGGTGTGA
- a CDS encoding AAA family ATPase produces the protein MIVNEPKRGTTYHFPDFSPAQRGALLYIQRVQVETEGFLSGLDVEFSPGLNVIIGARGTGKTSLIELIRYCLGAGAFTEDAANRGRQQAVAILEGGAVTVTMRDGDSSFLVTRSASGHVTTTGTRQPTCTVLAQNEVEAVGAQAAGRLHLIDRFRANRDETAKMMSNLLAHVRSLTTEILAILNDGGRLSEQIASMSAVTADLDEARKHQQQLLDNARATEDQQLRLLSLQQDSQRLALRESVVDQSESSVESLAGALTRLASDASSVLQTWPADDQDDPLTGARFLLADVERLLNTSLTRLAEVRNSLQAARNETAQRQVQVDEASRQLRQSLEELQAGIGLTTRRVVELEEYQGQLFALQNRLSERTDRLRSVSAQRDSVQLKAEELRDQVYSDRLAIVRELNRTLAPAIRIRLAKSENLEAYRSTIVAALRGSGLHYNSLAPMLAQAAAPHEVVSWVEQNNATELGGAIGISPDRASSIIAALRAGGTPDIIASTVEDGVTLELLDGQEFKASDRLSIGQRCTTVLPILLGHHGDPLIVDQPEDHLDNAFIASTLVSALQSRQPSDQFIFSSHNANIPVLGGANRVLVMNSDGDRGYLTHAGDLDAPEIIAAVTDIMEGGERAFATRAAFYRNETVSRR, from the coding sequence ATGATCGTAAATGAACCTAAGCGGGGAACGACTTATCACTTTCCGGACTTCAGCCCGGCACAAAGGGGAGCACTTTTGTACATTCAGAGAGTCCAGGTTGAGACGGAGGGGTTCCTATCTGGATTAGATGTTGAATTTTCGCCTGGCTTAAACGTCATAATCGGCGCGCGAGGGACCGGCAAGACCTCCTTAATAGAGCTCATTCGCTACTGCCTTGGAGCTGGAGCGTTTACTGAAGATGCTGCAAATCGAGGACGTCAGCAGGCCGTGGCGATCCTAGAAGGGGGAGCTGTCACCGTCACTATGCGGGATGGTGACTCTTCATTTCTTGTGACGCGATCAGCTTCAGGTCATGTGACCACCACAGGGACAAGGCAACCTACGTGCACCGTTCTCGCCCAAAATGAAGTGGAGGCAGTGGGCGCCCAAGCGGCGGGCAGACTTCACCTCATTGACCGATTCAGGGCCAATCGAGATGAGACAGCAAAGATGATGAGCAATCTGCTGGCTCATGTCCGGAGCTTAACGACCGAGATACTGGCCATCCTCAATGACGGCGGCCGATTGTCGGAACAGATAGCCTCGATGTCCGCTGTCACGGCAGATCTTGATGAGGCAAGGAAGCACCAGCAGCAGCTACTGGATAACGCCCGGGCTACAGAGGATCAGCAGCTCCGGTTGCTGTCGCTCCAACAAGACAGCCAACGTCTCGCTCTGCGTGAGTCCGTGGTGGACCAAAGCGAATCAAGTGTTGAATCCTTGGCTGGCGCACTGACTCGTTTAGCTTCCGATGCCTCGTCCGTCCTGCAGACGTGGCCGGCCGACGACCAAGATGATCCACTGACAGGTGCGCGTTTCCTCCTAGCAGACGTAGAGCGCCTGCTCAACACCTCGTTGACACGGTTGGCAGAGGTAAGAAACAGCCTGCAGGCTGCACGAAACGAAACGGCGCAGCGCCAAGTCCAGGTAGACGAGGCCAGTCGTCAACTTCGGCAAAGTCTTGAAGAGCTTCAGGCAGGAATAGGTCTTACCACTCGGCGTGTGGTCGAGCTCGAGGAATATCAAGGTCAGCTTTTCGCACTTCAGAACCGGCTATCTGAACGGACGGACAGACTGCGGAGCGTCTCAGCACAACGCGATAGCGTCCAGCTCAAGGCAGAGGAACTCCGTGACCAGGTGTATTCAGATCGCCTTGCAATCGTGCGTGAACTGAACCGAACTCTAGCTCCCGCTATCCGCATCAGGCTAGCGAAATCGGAAAATTTGGAGGCATATCGCTCTACCATCGTCGCAGCTCTGAGAGGTAGCGGCCTGCATTACAACTCGCTTGCGCCGATGCTCGCCCAAGCAGCAGCTCCTCACGAAGTCGTTAGTTGGGTTGAGCAAAACAACGCGACTGAACTTGGCGGCGCCATCGGTATTTCACCTGACAGAGCCTCCTCCATTATCGCCGCCCTCAGAGCGGGAGGCACCCCTGACATCATCGCCAGCACTGTTGAGGACGGAGTTACGCTTGAACTCCTTGACGGGCAAGAGTTCAAGGCGAGCGACCGCCTCTCTATTGGGCAAAGATGTACAACAGTTCTACCCATACTTCTTGGTCATCATGGCGACCCCCTCATTGTTGACCAACCCGAAGACCATCTAGACAATGCCTTCATCGCTTCTACATTAGTCTCAGCCCTGCAAAGCCGCCAGCCTAGCGACCAGTTTATTTTTTCTTCCCACAATGCCAATATCCCTGTGCTCGGAGGAGCAAATCGCGTACTTGTGATGAACTCCGATGGAGACCGCGGTTATCTCACCCATGCGGGTGACTTGGACGCGCCAGAAATTATTGCGGCCGTCACTGACATCATGGAGGGAGGCGAACGAGCGTTTGCAACTCGTGCCGCTTTCTATCGCAATGAAACGGTGAGCCGTCGTTGA
- a CDS encoding sensor histidine kinase produces the protein MSIDEGFALLASPRSSDRLKGARLLAKSKDFSKLPELRQYERQEADSWVRHTLARVIGKWQASTAIPDSDESWISPKAESELEDIRSQAIQNVTQTLLHEMHPLLADISAAVAAEISLPFAGSRSAAALARTTEFLQVIHRLYEASASANNEEFDLSSLILEVIHYCGYTEEQVLATRLDPVITVGDPGLLRIALQNVIKNAVEASEKTEVKVLVNCAVTDSYSWVVVLDEGVGFPEGHERAWEPGITSKSKETHFGWGLPITKRAVASLGGTIKLVPREHRGISCEIRWPLVEIVGKETT, from the coding sequence TTGAGCATAGATGAAGGATTTGCGTTGCTAGCGTCCCCCCGCTCGAGCGACCGCCTAAAAGGCGCCCGTCTTCTTGCAAAGTCAAAAGATTTTTCAAAGCTTCCCGAACTTCGCCAATATGAACGCCAAGAAGCCGACTCGTGGGTGCGGCATACCTTGGCGCGCGTCATCGGCAAATGGCAAGCTAGTACAGCCATACCGGATTCAGATGAAAGTTGGATATCCCCCAAGGCGGAGTCCGAGTTAGAGGATATCCGGTCCCAAGCAATACAGAATGTAACTCAAACGCTACTCCACGAGATGCACCCTCTCTTGGCAGACATCTCTGCAGCAGTAGCCGCCGAGATCTCCCTCCCCTTCGCCGGCAGCCGATCTGCTGCGGCTTTGGCTAGAACCACTGAGTTTCTTCAAGTTATTCATCGACTTTACGAGGCATCTGCGTCGGCCAACAATGAAGAGTTTGACCTGTCAAGCCTAATCTTAGAAGTCATTCACTACTGCGGATACACCGAGGAGCAAGTACTGGCGACAAGACTCGATCCGGTAATCACCGTCGGCGATCCCGGCCTACTGCGAATCGCGTTACAGAATGTGATTAAAAATGCCGTGGAGGCAAGTGAAAAAACTGAAGTGAAAGTTCTCGTTAATTGTGCGGTTACGGACAGTTATTCTTGGGTTGTAGTCCTCGACGAAGGAGTTGGATTCCCAGAAGGTCATGAACGCGCTTGGGAACCGGGTATCACAAGCAAGTCGAAAGAGACTCACTTTGGATGGGGGCTTCCCATAACGAAACGCGCCGTCGCCTCACTCGGTGGGACTATCAAACTGGTACCTCGAGAACATAGGGGAATATCGTGTGAGATCCGCTGGCCCTTAGTGGAGATCGTCGGAAAGGAAACTACGTGA
- a CDS encoding phosphotransferase, with protein sequence MKVLLIEDEDRSIRLTSDALARVTTVTPTIARYRDAALSAIRFDEFDLILCDLRIPPTANSLDISEEHGLAVHSEARTVCPGTPIIFLTGFATPSNITDQLSSGGVADIYGLNSVPMVQLCLKSDLARLDTLLRGFAKALSDLDDWCKVESTLTISPMMARAVRCYAKSIGSRSAAVTPLQGLSGAEVATARFTDTHGGIASVFVKVLDFESARDELNRYHQFAGNRLEPGFFAPALTATFSGLRKEAALFSTLAGNSYRSIFQVLRESPEAGAEIVRRLQVGMEAWHSPTVPHSFSLADLRRARIPDEKLPDGIAALPELLALEEISVEVRTGVIHGDLHGENVLVNANGGPMLIDFGDLGVGTSASDPITLELSVLFHLQGPARGSGWPQPRNLESWWDIDRFAEGAPHEEFLRACRSWASSIDTEAAICAIAYSHALRQLKYDDVDPDIAVAIAASAASFLTR encoded by the coding sequence GTGAAGGTTCTGCTTATTGAAGATGAGGACCGAAGCATTCGACTTACGTCAGATGCACTTGCGAGAGTTACAACCGTAACTCCTACCATTGCCCGCTACAGAGATGCCGCCTTATCAGCCATCCGTTTCGACGAGTTTGATCTGATTCTTTGTGACTTGCGTATTCCCCCAACCGCAAATAGCTTAGATATCTCCGAAGAACATGGGCTCGCGGTTCACTCTGAGGCTAGGACTGTCTGCCCTGGCACTCCCATCATTTTCCTAACAGGATTCGCCACACCTAGCAACATCACGGATCAACTGTCGTCGGGAGGAGTCGCGGATATTTACGGATTGAATTCCGTGCCAATGGTGCAGTTGTGCCTGAAGAGTGACTTGGCTCGACTGGACACACTTCTAAGAGGATTCGCTAAAGCACTGTCCGACCTTGACGACTGGTGCAAGGTGGAATCAACTCTCACAATCTCTCCCATGATGGCGAGGGCGGTGCGCTGTTACGCGAAATCCATCGGTAGTAGATCAGCTGCGGTAACACCACTACAGGGATTATCGGGGGCCGAAGTAGCCACAGCTCGATTTACCGACACACATGGCGGAATCGCTTCCGTATTTGTAAAAGTATTGGATTTCGAATCAGCTCGTGATGAGCTCAATCGCTACCACCAATTTGCCGGCAATCGACTGGAGCCTGGCTTCTTCGCCCCAGCCCTCACTGCTACCTTTAGCGGCTTACGCAAAGAGGCGGCCCTATTTTCCACCCTCGCAGGCAATAGCTACCGCTCCATCTTCCAGGTCCTCAGGGAAAGCCCGGAAGCTGGGGCCGAGATAGTCCGACGACTGCAAGTGGGAATGGAGGCCTGGCACAGTCCGACCGTTCCCCATTCCTTTTCCCTTGCCGATCTTCGACGGGCCCGCATTCCTGACGAAAAGCTTCCCGACGGCATTGCTGCACTGCCTGAGCTTCTCGCGCTAGAAGAAATCTCAGTTGAAGTCAGGACGGGCGTTATTCATGGAGACCTTCATGGCGAGAACGTCCTAGTGAATGCAAACGGTGGTCCCATGCTGATTGACTTCGGTGATTTGGGCGTCGGGACCTCTGCCTCAGATCCGATCACACTAGAATTGAGCGTTCTCTTCCACTTGCAGGGACCAGCCCGAGGGTCAGGATGGCCCCAACCCAGAAACCTTGAATCGTGGTGGGATATAGACCGCTTTGCCGAGGGAGCTCCCCATGAGGAGTTTCTTAGGGCTTGCCGATCGTGGGCTTCAAGTATTGATACTGAAGCCGCGATCTGCGCGATCGCTTATTCGCATGCGCTACGGCAACTGAAGTATGACGATGTAGATCCAGATATAGCGGTAGCGATAGCAGCTTCAGCTGCTTCGTTTCTTACTCGATAA
- a CDS encoding LLM class flavin-dependent oxidoreductase has product MPQPDRPLRKLGFLTIGLFDPLDPAAGHESTLQIIELGERLGFDSAWLRHRHLQFGISSPVAVMAAASQRTSRIELGTAVTPLGWENPLRLAEDLATVDLLAGGRINPGVSVGEPMQYDTVKHELYPDTADVEDFSYARVERFARLVAGEPVREFSGKQGVVEEFSNGVEPHSPGLRERLWYGAGSTKSAVWAGANGFNLLSSSVIFPDKDQEPDFALVQQSQIRAFREAAAASGHAAARVSQGLVVIPTDSATPTQREKYQRYVDERTPRTASQQGPRGMLFAADLIGTSEKIAEQLYARAGFQEVDEVAFALPFSFDHEDYVQILTDMAGKLGPALGWVPGDSK; this is encoded by the coding sequence ATGCCGCAGCCCGACCGTCCTTTGCGCAAGCTTGGGTTTCTCACGATTGGGCTGTTCGATCCTCTTGACCCAGCTGCCGGCCATGAGTCGACGCTGCAGATCATTGAACTGGGGGAGCGGCTGGGGTTCGACAGCGCCTGGCTGCGCCACCGGCACCTGCAGTTCGGGATCTCTTCCCCTGTGGCGGTGATGGCTGCCGCGAGTCAGCGCACCTCCCGCATTGAGCTGGGCACTGCTGTGACTCCGCTGGGTTGGGAGAACCCGTTGCGCCTGGCCGAGGACCTGGCCACGGTGGATTTGCTCGCCGGAGGCCGCATCAATCCCGGAGTGAGCGTGGGTGAGCCGATGCAGTACGACACGGTGAAGCATGAGTTGTACCCGGATACCGCGGACGTGGAGGACTTCAGCTACGCCCGGGTGGAGCGGTTTGCGCGGTTGGTGGCCGGGGAGCCGGTGCGTGAATTCTCCGGCAAGCAAGGAGTGGTGGAGGAGTTCTCCAACGGCGTGGAGCCGCACTCGCCCGGCCTGCGGGAGCGGCTTTGGTACGGGGCCGGCAGTACGAAGTCAGCGGTATGGGCCGGGGCCAACGGGTTCAACCTGCTCTCCAGCAGCGTGATCTTCCCGGACAAGGACCAGGAACCGGACTTCGCTCTTGTCCAGCAGTCGCAGATCCGGGCGTTCCGCGAAGCGGCTGCTGCCTCCGGGCATGCTGCGGCCCGGGTGTCGCAGGGCTTGGTGGTGATCCCTACCGACTCCGCGACGCCGACCCAGCGGGAGAAGTACCAGCGGTATGTGGATGAACGCACTCCCCGCACCGCTTCTCAGCAGGGGCCGCGGGGCATGCTGTTCGCAGCTGATCTGATTGGGACGAGCGAGAAGATCGCCGAGCAGCTCTATGCGCGCGCGGGATTCCAAGAAGTCGATGAGGTGGCGTTCGCGCTGCCCTTTAGCTTCGACCACGAGGACTACGTCCAGATCCTGACGGACATGGCGGGGAAGCTGGGGCCGGCTTTGGGATGGGTTCCCGGAGACAGCAAGTAA
- a CDS encoding alpha/beta fold hydrolase: MSLQEIEFTSANGRDTIQAWVYEPIGQPKAIVQLIHGLGEHSRRYLHLISTLVDAGFIVVAGDHSGHGRTAMQQGTWGDAGEDAAGVVVADEVTLQAKAREALPSLPYVVFGHSWGSMIARGMAVDPRTQLSGLILCGIAAQMRGIEKMVDRPELARLASGERAAEPAPQELVAQLFDGFLGRFGEGAGPTAWVALDADVVADHGRDAFNNFGAPLSARFLQGFVDLYDQVTSDDWYKQLPAELPVLILAGDQDPVTNYGEGAYHVANRLADSGHADVRTRVFPGVRHEVHNEPTTRAETERETVEFIQRVAHQRQDSPTPPATA; encoded by the coding sequence ATGTCACTGCAGGAAATCGAGTTCACGTCCGCCAACGGCCGGGACACCATCCAGGCGTGGGTCTACGAGCCGATCGGCCAGCCCAAGGCAATCGTGCAGCTGATCCACGGGCTCGGCGAGCACTCCCGCCGCTACCTCCACCTCATCTCCACCCTGGTGGACGCGGGATTCATCGTGGTGGCGGGCGACCACTCCGGCCACGGTCGCACGGCGATGCAGCAGGGCACCTGGGGCGACGCCGGAGAGGATGCCGCCGGCGTGGTGGTTGCCGACGAGGTCACCCTCCAGGCCAAGGCCAGGGAGGCGCTCCCCTCGCTTCCCTACGTGGTGTTCGGCCACAGCTGGGGATCGATGATTGCGCGCGGCATGGCCGTGGACCCGCGGACGCAGCTGTCCGGCCTGATCCTCTGCGGAATCGCCGCCCAGATGCGCGGCATCGAGAAAATGGTCGACCGGCCGGAACTGGCGCGGCTTGCCTCCGGCGAGCGCGCTGCGGAGCCCGCACCCCAGGAGCTGGTGGCCCAGTTGTTCGACGGCTTCCTGGGCCGCTTCGGCGAGGGCGCCGGCCCCACCGCCTGGGTGGCGCTGGACGCAGACGTGGTCGCCGACCACGGCAGGGACGCCTTCAACAACTTCGGCGCACCCCTGAGCGCGCGGTTCCTCCAGGGCTTCGTGGACCTCTACGACCAGGTCACCTCCGACGACTGGTACAAACAGCTCCCCGCAGAACTCCCCGTCCTGATCCTCGCCGGCGACCAGGACCCCGTGACCAACTACGGCGAGGGCGCGTATCACGTGGCCAACCGCCTGGCGGATTCGGGCCACGCGGACGTCCGCACCCGCGTCTTCCCCGGCGTCCGGCACGAGGTACACAACGAACCCACCACCCGCGCCGAGACGGAGCGCGAGACGGTCGAGTTCATCCAGCGGGTCGCGCACCAGCGGCAGGACTCCCCCACACCACCAGCCACAGCCTGA
- a CDS encoding gluconokinase gives MPQSIVVMGVSGAGKSSVGQALATQLGADFIDGDALHPEANVQKMASGVPLTDEDRWPWLHLVGTQLSSSTDNATIVACSALKRSYRDAIRTAAPATTFILLQADRPALQDRLTQRPGHFMPASLLTSQLETLEELQDDESGLMIESTGGIDTTVERIRRLLERAVSV, from the coding sequence ATGCCCCAAAGCATCGTGGTGATGGGTGTCTCCGGCGCAGGGAAGTCCTCCGTCGGCCAGGCGCTCGCCACCCAGCTCGGCGCCGATTTCATCGATGGCGATGCCCTGCACCCCGAAGCCAACGTCCAGAAGATGGCCTCAGGCGTTCCCCTGACCGATGAGGACCGGTGGCCGTGGCTTCACCTCGTTGGTACCCAGCTGTCCAGCAGCACCGACAACGCAACCATCGTCGCCTGCTCGGCCCTCAAGCGCAGCTACCGGGATGCCATCCGGACCGCTGCGCCGGCCACCACGTTCATCCTGCTGCAGGCAGACAGGCCCGCACTGCAGGACCGCCTCACGCAACGCCCCGGGCACTTCATGCCGGCTTCCCTGCTCACGTCCCAGCTGGAGACCCTGGAGGAGCTGCAGGACGACGAATCCGGCCTGATGATTGAGTCAACGGGCGGGATCGACACAACGGTGGAACGGATCCGGAGACTGCTGGAGCGAGCAGTATCGGTCTGA
- a CDS encoding putative quinol monooxygenase, with protein MTIVVTAVFTPNDGARDQVVAALEPAIAEVHEEPGCILYAIHDAPNGQIVMIEKWESAELLDAHGAGDAVKRLNASLEGLLAEPVEVTRLVPIPAGTAHQGAL; from the coding sequence ATGACCATCGTCGTCACAGCAGTCTTCACACCCAACGACGGCGCCCGCGACCAGGTTGTCGCGGCCCTCGAGCCCGCCATCGCCGAGGTCCACGAAGAACCGGGTTGCATCCTGTACGCCATCCATGACGCGCCGAACGGCCAGATCGTCATGATCGAGAAATGGGAGAGTGCCGAGCTGCTCGACGCGCACGGCGCGGGCGACGCCGTCAAGCGGCTGAACGCCTCACTCGAAGGACTCCTGGCCGAACCCGTCGAGGTCACCCGCTTGGTCCCCATTCCCGCCGGCACCGCACACCAGGGCGCCCTGTAA